One part of the Futiania mangrovi genome encodes these proteins:
- a CDS encoding cyclase family protein, giving the protein MTQRWKKRPEGSTWGDFGPDDENGRLNLLTPERVRRAVAEVKEGRTFCLSLPLDYPGGNLLNDRRHPPRTFSTIRDGKANYNYRLDQHDGALTDVISDDAALIHLQYSTQWDGLSHVGSLFDADGDGVPEVVYYNGWRGGEDIVGPSGHAHGDGCSEYEGAHADRLGIEKMAQRCVQGRGVMVNLNAHFGEERKLVGYDELMAVMEADKVEVEEGDMLCLHTGFARMVLRMNRTPDPKKLHGACPVLNGRDKRLQNWITDTGIAVLIADNYAVEAYPSEPGEGKHAALPLHEHCLFKLGVHLGELWYLSDLADYLRANGRSRFLLTAPPLRLPGAVGSPATPVATV; this is encoded by the coding sequence ATGACCCAACGCTGGAAGAAACGCCCAGAGGGCTCTACCTGGGGCGATTTCGGCCCCGACGACGAGAACGGGCGGCTGAACCTGCTGACGCCGGAGCGGGTAAGGCGCGCGGTCGCCGAGGTGAAGGAAGGGCGGACGTTCTGCCTCAGCCTGCCGCTTGACTATCCCGGCGGCAACCTGCTGAACGATCGGCGCCATCCGCCGCGCACCTTTTCCACGATCCGGGACGGCAAGGCGAATTACAACTACCGGCTCGACCAGCACGACGGGGCGCTGACCGACGTCATCAGCGACGACGCCGCCCTGATCCATTTGCAGTATTCGACGCAGTGGGACGGGCTCTCACACGTCGGCAGCCTGTTCGACGCCGACGGCGACGGCGTGCCGGAGGTGGTCTATTACAACGGCTGGCGGGGCGGTGAGGACATCGTCGGCCCGTCGGGTCACGCGCACGGCGACGGCTGCAGCGAATACGAGGGCGCGCACGCCGACCGCCTCGGCATCGAGAAGATGGCGCAGCGGTGCGTGCAGGGCCGCGGCGTGATGGTCAACCTCAACGCCCACTTCGGCGAGGAGCGCAAGCTCGTCGGTTACGACGAGCTGATGGCCGTCATGGAGGCGGACAAGGTTGAGGTGGAGGAGGGCGACATGCTCTGCCTGCACACGGGCTTTGCGCGCATGGTGCTGCGCATGAACAGGACGCCCGACCCGAAGAAGCTGCACGGTGCCTGCCCGGTGCTGAACGGGCGCGACAAGCGGCTGCAGAACTGGATCACCGACACCGGGATCGCGGTGCTCATTGCTGACAATTACGCGGTCGAGGCCTATCCGTCCGAGCCGGGCGAGGGCAAGCACGCGGCCCTGCCGCTGCACGAGCATTGCCTGTTCAAGCTGGGCGTGCACCTGGGCGAGCTTTGGTACCTGTCCGATCTCGCCGATTACCTGCGGGCCAACGGCCGGTCGCGCTTCCTGCTGACCGCGCCGCCCCTGCGCCTGCCGGGCGCGGTGGGTTCGCCCGCGACGCCGGTCGCAACCGTCTGA
- a CDS encoding PaaI family thioesterase — translation MSAHAAKDPDFRSRVLQSFGKQGLMTTLGASIVRLDPGKVEIALPVAPAVSQQYGFVHGGAVAAIADSAAGYAALSLMPAGVGVLTTEFKVNFLAPAAGERIVARGRVLKAGRTLTLAQTDVVAIADGREKLAAHLTATLMTIEGRDGIVD, via the coding sequence TTGAGCGCGCACGCAGCGAAGGACCCGGACTTCCGGTCGCGCGTCCTGCAGAGCTTCGGCAAGCAGGGCCTGATGACCACGCTCGGCGCGTCCATCGTGCGGCTCGACCCGGGCAAGGTGGAGATCGCCCTCCCGGTCGCGCCCGCGGTGTCGCAGCAGTATGGCTTTGTACATGGCGGCGCCGTCGCCGCCATCGCCGACAGCGCCGCGGGCTATGCGGCGTTGAGCCTGATGCCGGCAGGCGTGGGCGTGCTCACGACCGAGTTCAAGGTCAACTTCCTCGCGCCGGCCGCGGGGGAGCGGATCGTGGCCCGGGGGCGCGTGCTGAAGGCCGGGCGCACGCTCACGCTCGCCCAGACCGACGTCGTGGCCATCGCGGACGGGCGGGAGAAGCTCGCCGCCCACCTGACCGCGACGCTCATGACCATTGAGGGACGCGACGGCATCGTCGACTGA